From a region of the Sporosarcina ureilytica genome:
- a CDS encoding AI-2E family transporter, producing the protein MTRKVWFQVGVGILLALLIVKYFIEINWILEPLLIIAKTIFVPLLLGAVLFYITEPIQRFLEKLRVPRWGSILLILIGAVATVWLFLSFIGPPVGKQVDKLAKNTPTIAKEITNRTEYILQHREDLPPQVNEAIDKAANSVQSIAVVFGKFIVSFFQSVLQATFTLILVPFFFIFMLKDHEKLSPFVCKFFTGEKKAWVQKTLGDMNTVLRTYIQGQLLISFLLAVIMYIGYLIIGLEYALLLVIFAFFMNVIPFIGPWIAFIPALIIGFLQDPMMVIWVSLVTLIAQQTDSNLITPNVMGKTLDIHPLTVITIILAAGNIAGFFGILLAIPGYAVGKVIISNIYERRKEIKLAATKSV; encoded by the coding sequence GTGACAAGAAAAGTGTGGTTTCAAGTCGGTGTTGGTATTTTATTAGCGTTGCTTATTGTAAAATACTTTATTGAAATCAATTGGATTTTAGAGCCACTTCTTATTATTGCGAAAACGATTTTCGTTCCGTTGTTATTAGGGGCTGTACTTTTTTATATTACAGAACCGATTCAACGATTTTTGGAAAAGCTTAGGGTACCGCGTTGGGGAAGTATTTTGTTAATTTTGATCGGCGCTGTAGCAACTGTATGGCTCTTTTTGTCATTTATTGGGCCACCGGTTGGGAAGCAAGTGGACAAACTTGCGAAAAATACGCCTACAATTGCAAAAGAGATCACGAATCGAACAGAGTATATTTTGCAGCATCGGGAAGATTTACCGCCACAAGTGAATGAAGCGATTGACAAAGCCGCAAATTCAGTACAGTCGATTGCAGTTGTTTTTGGTAAATTTATTGTGTCTTTCTTCCAATCCGTTTTACAAGCAACATTTACATTAATTCTCGTGCCTTTCTTCTTTATATTTATGTTAAAAGATCACGAAAAGTTGTCACCTTTTGTTTGTAAGTTCTTCACTGGTGAAAAGAAAGCTTGGGTTCAAAAGACGCTCGGAGATATGAATACGGTGCTCCGGACTTATATTCAAGGTCAATTGTTAATTAGCTTTTTATTGGCAGTGATTATGTATATTGGCTATTTAATTATTGGACTAGAATATGCACTGTTGCTTGTTATCTTTGCCTTTTTTATGAATGTCATTCCGTTTATCGGTCCTTGGATTGCATTTATCCCAGCTTTAATTATCGGTTTTTTACAAGATCCGATGATGGTTATTTGGGTGAGCCTTGTGACACTCATTGCACAACAGACCGACAGTAATTTAATTACACCGAATGTCATGGGGAAGACGTTGGATATTCACCCGCTTACGGTTATTACAATCATATTGGCAGCGGGAAATATTGCTGGTTTCTTTGGCATTCTTCTTGCGATTCCTGGATACGCGGTAGGAAAAGTGATTATCAGTAATATTTACGAAAGAAGAAAAGAAATCAAGCTTGCCGCCACAAAGAGTGTATAG
- a CDS encoding acetyl-CoA hydrolase/transferase family protein yields MLSNDDFIALVEQDADIILPIANGEPIRLLNILEENYTRLQNVKIHQLLALRERAYIEGKMPGHLSHTSYFLSGATRKAFANGTVELVPNVFHEVPRILRKTTNLSMVLAVASPMDEHGYFTLGTQADYVAEFIGKVPFVLEVNEHMPRTFGENQIHISQIAGYVVNHVPLSEIQAPPIGEKDMKIAQYVANEIRDGDTLQIGIGGIPNAVMSMLKNHKHLGIHTEMLPDSVVDLIEAGAVDGTRKFTNQGKVVASFIYGSKRLYDFVHNNPSIEMLPVSIVNDPRELAKEPNLVSINATTEVDLYGQCASETVAGQYYSSTGGQADFARGVRFSEFGKGFICMHSTAKNDTISRIKLQLTPGSVVTTSKNDVDYIVTEYGIAHLYGKSLSKRAEALIDIAHPKFREELSFEAKKIGLFV; encoded by the coding sequence ATGCTATCAAATGATGACTTTATTGCATTAGTTGAACAAGACGCGGATATCATTTTACCAATTGCGAACGGTGAACCCATTCGTTTATTAAATATATTAGAAGAAAACTATACTCGTTTACAAAACGTGAAAATTCATCAATTATTAGCGCTAAGAGAACGAGCCTATATAGAAGGAAAAATGCCTGGACATCTTTCACATACTTCCTACTTTTTAAGTGGCGCAACGAGGAAGGCATTTGCAAATGGTACTGTTGAACTTGTGCCAAATGTTTTTCACGAGGTGCCAAGAATATTAAGAAAGACAACAAATCTATCAATGGTGTTAGCGGTCGCATCGCCGATGGATGAACACGGTTATTTTACATTAGGTACCCAAGCGGATTATGTGGCAGAATTTATCGGAAAAGTTCCATTTGTCTTGGAAGTGAACGAGCATATGCCACGTACATTTGGGGAAAATCAAATCCATATTAGCCAAATTGCTGGTTATGTTGTGAACCATGTACCTTTATCGGAAATACAGGCACCGCCTATTGGTGAAAAGGACATGAAAATCGCACAATATGTCGCAAATGAAATTCGTGACGGAGATACACTCCAAATTGGCATTGGCGGAATCCCAAACGCTGTTATGAGTATGTTGAAAAATCATAAACATCTCGGTATCCATACCGAAATGTTGCCAGATAGTGTCGTAGATCTTATCGAGGCAGGGGCAGTAGATGGTACACGTAAGTTTACAAATCAGGGTAAAGTAGTGGCTTCCTTTATTTATGGAAGTAAGCGGCTTTATGACTTTGTTCATAACAACCCTTCTATTGAAATGTTGCCAGTTAGCATCGTAAATGATCCGCGTGAACTGGCAAAGGAACCAAATCTTGTCTCTATTAATGCAACGACTGAGGTAGATTTATACGGTCAATGTGCATCGGAAACCGTCGCTGGTCAATATTATTCTTCGACAGGTGGGCAAGCTGATTTTGCCCGAGGCGTTCGTTTTTCGGAATTTGGAAAAGGGTTTATTTGTATGCATTCCACCGCAAAAAACGATACGATTTCTAGAATTAAATTACAATTAACGCCAGGTTCCGTCGTTACAACTTCTAAAAATGATGTTGATTACATTGTGACTGAATACGGTATTGCACATTTGTACGGGAAATCCCTTTCCAAACGGGCAGAAGCATTAATTGACATTGCGCATCCAAAATTCAGAGAAGAACTTTCATTTGAAGCGAAAAAAATAGGTTTATTCGTCTAA
- a CDS encoding ABC transporter ATP-binding protein, translated as MGKKAKIEITNLTKAFYKKQNSVTALDDITLTIEDGEFVCLVGPSGCGKTTLLRILAELETPSVGEFKIMTENEGRPLQSMVFQERGIIPWLTVEENVEFGLKMRHIPKDVIRERTAYYLKKTGLDKFSSLYPKELSGGMKQRVSIARAFANDPEILLMDEPFAALDEQNKFILQEELLSIWAETGKTVLFITHSIDEALLLSDRILLMSAQPGKIIHEITVDLPRPRRVEDIRENPEMAAKFIEIWQHLQEEVQNSRKEKD; from the coding sequence GTGGGTAAAAAAGCAAAGATTGAGATTACGAACTTAACGAAAGCATTTTATAAAAAACAAAACAGCGTGACCGCGCTTGATGATATCACATTGACCATTGAAGATGGGGAGTTTGTTTGTCTAGTCGGTCCAAGCGGCTGTGGCAAAACAACGCTTTTAAGAATACTAGCTGAACTTGAGACACCAAGCGTGGGTGAATTCAAGATTATGACTGAAAATGAAGGGCGTCCTTTGCAATCGATGGTTTTCCAAGAAAGAGGCATTATTCCTTGGTTAACGGTTGAGGAAAATGTTGAATTCGGGCTGAAAATGCGTCATATCCCGAAAGATGTGATTCGTGAAAGAACGGCATATTATTTAAAGAAAACAGGGCTTGATAAATTTTCGTCGCTATATCCAAAAGAGCTTTCCGGTGGAATGAAGCAAAGGGTAAGTATTGCCCGCGCATTTGCAAACGATCCGGAGATTTTACTCATGGATGAACCGTTCGCGGCACTTGATGAGCAAAATAAATTTATTTTACAAGAAGAGTTATTGTCGATTTGGGCGGAAACTGGAAAAACAGTACTATTCATTACGCATAGTATTGATGAGGCATTATTACTGAGTGACCGGATTTTATTAATGAGCGCACAACCAGGAAAAATCATTCATGAAATAACCGTAGATTTGCCTCGACCGAGAAGAGTGGAGGATATTCGAGAAAATCCTGAAATGGCCGCTAAATTTATCGAAATATGGCAGCATTTGCAAGAAGAAGTTCAGAATTCGAGAAAAGAAAAGGATTGA
- a CDS encoding ABC transporter substrate-binding protein produces MTKWLKGRWLIPLFVLVLVLGACSSKEAEKSPVNNDPQDNSETVHPSGDLAPLEKREKVVIAEDGAASGAGFYIATEKGYFEDYNIEVEFAQFSNSDDMLPALAAGEVDIAGGVSTASFFNAIAQGIDVKIIADKGHNNPGKSYFTFVIGNHMVDEIKDYADFKGKRIAVSSHNSIDEYIFEEMIKHAGLTKDDVEFVLMADFGSMLGAIDGETIDAALNIEPLITQGVENGFHVRFGDATDYAPESQIALVLGSPNFMNVEKDVSLRFMAAYLKGVRDYNDAFIKGINKDEIIDIMTKHTAMKDHELWEKVHVTGLDPDGKMFIDDILKQYDAYKANGAIRGEIDFDKAIDTSITEEAVEIIGEYER; encoded by the coding sequence ATGACGAAGTGGTTAAAGGGTAGATGGCTAATTCCGCTTTTCGTGTTGGTCCTTGTATTAGGCGCTTGTTCCTCAAAGGAAGCAGAGAAGTCACCGGTGAATAATGACCCGCAAGATAATTCGGAAACAGTGCATCCATCCGGAGATTTAGCGCCACTTGAAAAGCGCGAGAAAGTTGTGATTGCTGAGGACGGGGCGGCGTCGGGGGCAGGTTTCTATATCGCTACTGAGAAGGGATATTTCGAAGACTATAATATTGAAGTAGAATTTGCGCAGTTTAGCAACAGTGATGACATGTTACCAGCCCTTGCAGCGGGGGAAGTCGATATTGCTGGCGGCGTGTCAACAGCATCTTTCTTTAACGCCATCGCACAAGGCATTGACGTTAAGATTATTGCAGATAAAGGTCATAATAATCCGGGGAAATCTTATTTCACTTTCGTCATTGGTAACCATATGGTCGATGAAATAAAAGACTATGCAGATTTCAAAGGTAAGAGAATTGCCGTTTCCTCACATAATTCAATTGACGAATATATTTTTGAGGAAATGATTAAGCATGCGGGGCTTACAAAAGATGATGTTGAATTTGTATTAATGGCTGACTTTGGAAGCATGCTTGGTGCGATTGATGGGGAAACCATTGATGCTGCACTTAATATCGAGCCTCTTATTACACAAGGTGTTGAAAATGGCTTTCACGTACGATTCGGGGATGCGACAGATTATGCGCCTGAATCACAAATTGCATTGGTACTTGGTTCGCCAAACTTTATGAATGTAGAAAAAGATGTTTCCTTACGTTTTATGGCGGCTTATTTAAAAGGCGTCCGCGACTATAACGATGCCTTTATTAAAGGGATAAACAAAGATGAGATTATCGATATTATGACCAAACATACAGCGATGAAAGATCATGAATTATGGGAGAAAGTTCATGTGACGGGATTAGACCCGGACGGCAAAATGTTTATAGATGATATTCTTAAACAATATGATGCGTATAAAGCAAATGGCGCTATCCGTGGAGAGATTGACTTCGATAAAGCAATCGATACATCGATTACTGAAGAAGCGGTTGAAATAATCGGGGAATACGAACGTTAA
- a CDS encoding ABC transporter permease yields the protein MLTIASPILLLMLWEFLSRTGLMDIRFFPPPTAIMGTFWEMISNGILFEHIGISLYRIILGFLLGVIPGVVIGLLMGLYSPIRHFISPIIMALMPIPTLALLPIIIILFGIGDLSKVITIAGSVFFPVVINTVAGVINIDSIYLDVAKNYGAGKVNFFLKIALPGALPVMLEGIQMGQAIALLTIVAAEMMGATSGIGFLIWTSYKAFLLKEMYVGLILISFFGYLFSLMLRGLQRKMLPWR from the coding sequence ATGCTTACAATTGCATCGCCAATATTACTATTAATGTTATGGGAGTTTTTATCGAGGACGGGGTTAATGGATATTCGATTCTTTCCACCACCAACCGCGATCATGGGGACGTTTTGGGAGATGATTTCAAATGGTATTCTTTTTGAACATATCGGAATTTCATTATATCGCATTATTTTAGGTTTCCTCCTCGGTGTTATTCCTGGCGTCGTCATTGGCTTGTTAATGGGGCTTTATTCGCCAATTCGCCATTTTATTTCCCCAATTATCATGGCACTTATGCCAATCCCTACGTTAGCATTACTTCCAATCATTATTATTTTATTCGGAATCGGGGATTTATCAAAGGTTATTACCATTGCTGGAAGTGTGTTTTTCCCTGTTGTGATTAATACGGTAGCGGGCGTCATAAATATTGACTCTATCTACTTAGATGTTGCGAAAAACTATGGGGCAGGAAAAGTGAATTTTTTCCTGAAAATCGCATTGCCAGGCGCATTGCCTGTTATGTTAGAAGGTATTCAAATGGGGCAGGCGATTGCACTGTTAACGATTGTGGCGGCTGAGATGATGGGAGCGACCTCGGGAATCGGGTTTTTAATTTGGACCTCCTACAAGGCTTTTTTACTTAAAGAAATGTATGTAGGACTGATTCTTATTTCATTTTTCGGCTACCTTTTTTCACTCATGCTTCGTGGATTACAGAGAAAAATGTTGCCGTGGAGGTGA